CCATATCTGGTTTTACTGTTTTGGCAGATACTTGTTCTTTCAGATATCCTGTACCGGCTTCTGCTTTGGTATTATTGGAGTTGATATCTACATTACCCAATTTAATATTTACCTCAGGCGTCGCACTCAGCCAGTTGCTACCACCGATAAGCATGGCGTAACATGCGTCTGCTGTGGCTTTCGTCGTTTTCCAGTTGTTAGTCTGCTTGTTTTTCAGCAACCATGTTTTCATCTGGTTAACAGCTGTCTGATCATGCGTAACATTGCTAAATGCTTCTATCAGCAATGACTGGGTTTCTACCGGTGCCTGGTACCAGTAATACCCACCGTTGTTAGCTTTCCAGTACATGCCCATTTCAGGAGAAACGACTGCATTTTCTTTCAGAGATTTTACAATAGCTGTTGCAGTAGGCTGATCGTTTAAACGATTAAACAATAACGCTGCCATTGCCTGCTGGTATAATCCCAGACTTGTCCAGTCTTTCTTTGCCAGGCCCAGGTAATAGTTCCAGGCGGTAGTCAGCTCTACCGACTTTGGCGCACCAAAGAAGCTTCTGGCATACAAATACTGTAAAGCAATACCATCAATATGCTGCTTCTTCAGATCAGCTTTTGTTTTCAGCAGATTTTTATAGTCAGCGACAATACGCTGGTCCATATAATTCAATGCTTTATTTGCCATATTCTTAAGCTGATCATCTTTGATGCCGGTTAGTGCGGTGAGTCTGCCGATACCCGCAACGATATACTGTGTGATATAGCGATCATCCGACATACCGGTAAACCAAGGAAAAGCACCGTTGCTGGCCTGTTTATCTGCCAGCTGGCTTATAGCTTTCCTCGCACCACTGTTGATAGTTTTGGTATCAAATAAAGTAGCAATCTGGCGTTTCTGTGCGGATTCACTCTTAGCATCCAGCACCCATGGCGTTTGTTGCAGTAAGATGGATTTCAGCTCTTCATTTTTCTCCAGGTTGCTGACCAGTGCACTGCTATCTTCATTTTTCCATTTGGCGAAGATATCTGCAATAGCAGGCTGCTGTTTAACGATCCATGCAGCCAGTGAATTAGCATAGTAGCGGTTAAATACCTGCTCCGCACAATCATGTGGATACTCCATCAGGTAAGGTAATGCCTGTACAGCATACCAGGCAGGATTGCTGGTGTATTCTACTGTTAAACCATGCTGTTGTAATGTGGATGATGATTCACTATCCTTTAATTTCTGGAAGGTGAGATTTTTAGTACCATCACCCTGCATCCATACCGGTAATGTTTCTGTTACCAGCATACTGTTGGTGAGTACCGGCAATGCATTTTCTTCTCCATCAGTGAAACTGCCAGCAGTGGCAGTTACACGATAAATCAGCGTACTACCGTAGGCGTTAGGTATCTGCATCGGGAATACCACTGCTGCACTCTGTCCTGCATTAGCAGTAAAATGCTGTACCGGGAAGATATTCTGGAACCAGCCGTCAACAGGCTGCATAGTAGCAGCATCCAGCAGTTCCAGTCTTGCCTGACCAATTACCTGTGAGTCAGACAGATTACTGATTTTAGCAGAGAAATCAATTTTATCACCTTCACGCAGGAACCTTGGTGCAAAGGTTTGTACCATCAATGGTTTCTGTGTTACTATTTCTGCTTCTTTTTTACCAAAGGCTGCATCAGGAGTATGTGCTAATCCCTGGAACTTCCATTTCGTAAGGGCTTCCGGCATGGTGAACTCAAATGCGATATTACCATCTTTATCTGTGCGTAAGTCTGGCAGGAAGAAAGCTGTTTCACGGAAGTCTTTGCGGGCCTGAACTCCGGCAGCACTTCCTTGCGATTTTTCGGATTCAACAGTATCTTTCAATTTTGCCATAGCCGGCGCCGGCGCAGCATCCATCAATTGAGCTTCAACAGCATTAGGTTCTCCCAGTGTTTTCTGGCGGCTTCCTCCTACCATCATTCTTGGCGCATATCTCATGGTATCCATATCACGATCAAGACTGAGGTCCCAGTTAAACCAATTTATGGATGGATATTCCTGTGAATAGGCCCGGGCCAGCTCATTATAATCACTGGATATTTCGTTCCCTGAGAAGGTACCACTATTGCTGCTCATGCTAAACATAGATGGATAGCCATAATTCTGGCGTCCTGCCGGAACACTCCAGGTAAAAGGATATAAGGCATCCAGCGATGCATCGTACATACCTGCGAGCAATTCTGCACCCGCCTTATCAGCATCAGCACCTTTGATCTTTACGGTCCATTTTTCCTTTTCTCCCGGCTGCAATTTGTCCCGATGTGCTGCCAGTTCAATCTTCAAGTCTTTATCCTGGCTTACGTTAAAACTTACCTGCCTGGTTAAAAATCTGTTATCACGCACCCAGCTGTATACCAGGTAAACAGCTCCTTCATCGTTAGCAGTAACCGGGTATTCCTTTGTTGCAGTTCCGTTCAGCTTGAAAAAAGACATTTTATCATTTTCCTGTACAGACTGATATTGCTGTAAAACATAAGCACTCTTTGCTGACGCCAGTTGTACCTTTCCTTTATCTCCGGCCTTCAGATTTGCTTTCTCCTGGTATACCCAGTTATACTGTGGATACAACATTTGAGGTTTAGCTTCGTCCTGTACGCTGAAAATGACCTGCTGTTTTACGGTTTCCCCTTTTTCAGAGGTGGCAGATACTTCCAGCTTGTAATATCCTGGCGCCAGCTGTGGGAATGCCGGTTTGAGTTTACCATTTTCCTGGCTGGTTAATGTTTTCTCGTAAACAGCTGTTTTCACCGGCCAGCTCTCAGGTTTATCCTCGTTTTTGTAGATATCTGTCGGGAATAGTTTCACATATTCCTCTTTACTGTAAACGAAAGTATCCGGCTGCGACCAGTAGCGGCCACGCAGCAGGCGCTGTTCCGGCTGAAGCGGTGAGAGCTTCAGGGTTAGCGACGTTTTTGCGTACTGATCATTCAGGTTGGTAGTTTTCACATTGATCTCTTCCAATCCTTTTTGTGTAGTAGCTTCGGGTATGCTAACGGTGGCGAGGATGCTAACGTATCCGGCACTTACATGCATGGTTTGACTACGTGTCTCTCCATTAATATCCGTTACACTTGCAAACACTTCGTAAGAAAATACCGGCTTTCCTGCAGGGTCAATTTTTCTATCCGGAATTGCATCGAAGTTGATCTTAAAGCTACCATCTGCTGCTGTAGTGGTAGTACCATGGCTTATTTCCTGGCTTGCTCCCATGGGGAAAATTTTATCAGACATCCATGGATAAGGAAAGCGGGTACCACGTTTCACCGTGTAAGAAACCTGCGCATTGTTGATATTGTTACCAGCATAGGCAATAGCCTTACCGGTAATATTAACGGTATCGCCTAAACGCACTTCCTGTTTCACATCATCAAATGTCACTTCAAATTTAGGGCGCTTATATTCCTCTACTTTGATGATAGCAAAGCCATTGGTAACAGTTTCTTTGATAGAATAATTTCCAGGCAGGCGATCCGACGGCAGCACAAACTTGCCGGCAAATGAACCAAAGTCGTTGGATTTTAACCGGATACTATCTACCACCTGCTGGTTAACGTCCAACAACTGTACTCTTACATCCAGTCCAGCCTTTACATGTTTCCCCAGTTTGCCGCTTGTTTCTTCCAGGACAATACCTTTGAAATAAGCGATCTGTCCGGGCCTGTAAATGCCCCGGTCAGTAAACATGTAAGTCCGCTGTACTGTCTCTGGTGCAGCATTCTCTTTTGCTTCTTTCCCATAGATACGGAAGGAATAATCGCTATAGCCTCTTACCAGCAGGGAATCATCTTTATAATTCCACTTCAGTTGCCTGGTGTTATAATCATTGCTGTTTTTATATTTGACATCCAGTTTGCCGTCAGCATCTGTAACCCCTGTGAAGAACGTCGTCAGAGGCAGTTTATCATAATTATTAGGCTGGGTACGAACTTCCAGCTTTGCTCCTGCCAGTGGCTCACCGGTAGTTCTGTCCAAGGCATAAACCAGTGATCCCCTGGTGATGAAAGCGATGTTAGAAACGGCCGTCAGACAGCCAATCATGATATTTTTTTTCTTATCAAAAGCTTTATCAGTGCTGGCAACCACCAGGTAACTCCCTGATGGCAAGCCGTCTGCTTTTACTTCTGTGCTATGCGGTAAGTGATCTCCGGGATCAGGTAACTGCTGGCTCCATTCCTTTACTGGCGTTTGTGCCAACACTTTATTAAGCTGGTTTTTCTCCTCTTCATAAGCCTGTACTTCCAACTGTCCTGTCTTCAGGATGGCATCTGAAACACTAAAAATTCTGAAGTATACTGTCTTA
This window of the Chitinophaga sp. Cy-1792 genome carries:
- a CDS encoding alpha-2-macroglobulin codes for the protein MSMTAQNYYDNAWKQVDQSESKALATTALKQVDAIYQKAVADKNDQQQIKALIYKLRYNAILNDSSLTTGMALLDNHIKAAIGPKKAILYSMKGEILHTYLQNHQYGMRDRTSIADDKNTDIRTWSIDKLNEEITSAYEASLADPTALKKATLDNYQVIISQGENAKHLRPTLYDLLISRALAYFDSGESSLTKPTNAFELTDPTAFAPAATFAQHKFTSTDSSSHFFKALLLRQQLIAFHLNDGSKNALADADIDRISAVNNVSVADNKADLYRKALETAMKAYEQVPEGTKAIMLLANTYLEGTPLYLGNNEGYSKTQKEGVATALSLCDLAIKTFGDSFGGVECYNIRERILDTEMSFQLEQVNIPGQPFRVFTQFRNLKTVYFRIFSVSDAILKTGQLEVQAYEEEKNQLNKVLAQTPVKEWSQQLPDPGDHLPHSTEVKADGLPSGSYLVVASTDKAFDKKKNIMIGCLTAVSNIAFITRGSLVYALDRTTGEPLAGAKLEVRTQPNNYDKLPLTTFFTGVTDADGKLDVKYKNSNDYNTRQLKWNYKDDSLLVRGYSDYSFRIYGKEAKENAAPETVQRTYMFTDRGIYRPGQIAYFKGIVLEETSGKLGKHVKAGLDVRVQLLDVNQQVVDSIRLKSNDFGSFAGKFVLPSDRLPGNYSIKETVTNGFAIIKVEEYKRPKFEVTFDDVKQEVRLGDTVNITGKAIAYAGNNINNAQVSYTVKRGTRFPYPWMSDKIFPMGASQEISHGTTTTAADGSFKINFDAIPDRKIDPAGKPVFSYEVFASVTDINGETRSQTMHVSAGYVSILATVSIPEATTQKGLEEINVKTTNLNDQYAKTSLTLKLSPLQPEQRLLRGRYWSQPDTFVYSKEEYVKLFPTDIYKNEDKPESWPVKTAVYEKTLTSQENGKLKPAFPQLAPGYYKLEVSATSEKGETVKQQVIFSVQDEAKPQMLYPQYNWVYQEKANLKAGDKGKVQLASAKSAYVLQQYQSVQENDKMSFFKLNGTATKEYPVTANDEGAVYLVYSWVRDNRFLTRQVSFNVSQDKDLKIELAAHRDKLQPGEKEKWTVKIKGADADKAGAELLAGMYDASLDALYPFTWSVPAGRQNYGYPSMFSMSSNSGTFSGNEISSDYNELARAYSQEYPSINWFNWDLSLDRDMDTMRYAPRMMVGGSRQKTLGEPNAVEAQLMDAAPAPAMAKLKDTVESEKSQGSAAGVQARKDFRETAFFLPDLRTDKDGNIAFEFTMPEALTKWKFQGLAHTPDAAFGKKEAEIVTQKPLMVQTFAPRFLREGDKIDFSAKISNLSDSQVIGQARLELLDAATMQPVDGWFQNIFPVQHFTANAGQSAAVVFPMQIPNAYGSTLIYRVTATAGSFTDGEENALPVLTNSMLVTETLPVWMQGDGTKNLTFQKLKDSESSSTLQQHGLTVEYTSNPAWYAVQALPYLMEYPHDCAEQVFNRYYANSLAAWIVKQQPAIADIFAKWKNEDSSALVSNLEKNEELKSILLQQTPWVLDAKSESAQKRQIATLFDTKTINSGARKAISQLADKQASNGAFPWFTGMSDDRYITQYIVAGIGRLTALTGIKDDQLKNMANKALNYMDQRIVADYKNLLKTKADLKKQHIDGIALQYLYARSFFGAPKSVELTTAWNYYLGLAKKDWTSLGLYQQAMAALLFNRLNDQPTATAIVKSLKENAVVSPEMGMYWKANNGGYYWYQAPVETQSLLIEAFSNVTHDQTAVNQMKTWLLKNKQTNNWKTTKATADACYAMLIGGSNWLSATPEVNIKLGNVDINSNNTKAEAGTGYLKEQVSAKTVKPDMGNITVTVKGSKGQPSWGAVYWQYFEQLDKITSAGSPLSIQKELYKEVNTDKGPVLTKLTDNNELKVGDKLKVRIILRSDRNMEYIHLMDMRAAAFEPQNVLSGAKWQNGLSYYESTKDVSTDFFFSYLPKGTYVFEYAMNVTHNGTFSNGISTVQCMYAPEFNAHSEGVILKVRE